The genomic DNA TAAAGCGAATATAAATAACTTGAAAGGGAAAGCAAATGCACTTGCTCAAGCAATAGACAAAGCAAGAGGTGAAATCATATTTATGACCGATGCTGATTGCGCCGTGCCAAAAACTTGGATTAAGGGAATGCTAAAATATTTTGATGAAGAAACAGGTGTAGCCTCTGGAATAACTATAATTGAATCAGGGAAAACTTTCTACGGGATGCAATCTCTTGATTGGGCATTTCTACTTGGGGTTGCAGCCTCGGTTGGAAAACTTTTCAAGCCCGTTGCATGCATTGGAAATAATATGGCTTTTAGAAAGAAAGCATATGTTGAATGTGGCGGTTATCAAAATTTGAAATTCAGCATAACCGAAGACTTTGCCTTGTTTAAAGCGATAACGAGTAACGGTAAATGGAAATACGCATTTCCAGTAGATATTGAAACACTTGTTATAAGTAAGCCTTTAAAAACTTGGAAAGAACTCTATCATCAGAAAAAGAGATGGGGAACTGGTGGACTTGATACAGGTCCACTTGGAATAAGTGTGATGATTGGTGGTTATATCTTTCATCTCCTTTTGCTCCTTTCCCCTCTTTTTATAAACAACCCACTTTCTCTTCTATTGGCTCTGTCTTTGAAATTGCTTGTTGACGGTTCTTTCCTCTTTAAAATTCTAAAAAAACTCAAAAAACTTTCATTGCTTAAATACCTCCCTTTCTTTGAGCTCTACTACATAATTTATGTCGTCGTTCTTCCATTTATCGTTTTCTTTGGTGGTAAAACTGTATGGAAAGAAAGGCAATATAAAGGATTGAGAAATTTAAAAGTGATTGAGAAAAGTTAAAGTTTCCGAAAAATCTTCCGATAATATAACTTGGAAACAACTCAAACCCAACAAATCACATTTTTAATGTTCAAGAAATGTCCAATGTGTAATAGCACGTGGGAAAGCAAGGAAGATTTTTTAAGTGACAAATCAGTAAAACTTGTTGGATATCAAAAATATATGGGTTTATACGGCGGTGGGTACTTGCTTTTTAAGCATAAAACGAAACTTTGTGGAACAACGATTGCTGTTAAAGCTGCTCTATTCTCAAATAGCATCTCATCAGCACAAAGATTGAAGCGAATTTACAATAAAAAAGAAAATTGATTTATTAAAATAAAACGGGCAGGCTTTTCAGCCTGCCCAATGTATTTTTATCTTTGCATCACCAAAGTTGAACCACCCCTGCGAGCGAAAGTCCAGATGTAGTCGCGCAACGCTCTGATTTGCTCATTCGCATTTCCATCAAGCACATCAGGAACTGGGCTTGTCCCTTCATAGAAAAATGTCGGCATGTTTGTCCCAGGTTGAATTGCCTGTGGATCTCTTAACCAGTCAATGACCCATTCGGGCTTTAATCTCCTTGGGGCAAGATCAAGGTTTGGAGCAAGCATTGAAGCCGAAAGCTGACTGCCAGCGGTATGGCATTTCAAACATTGTAATTGCTCAAATAAAACCTTCCCAGCTTGAACATATTTCTTCTCAAGTGGAACATCATAACTTCTGACTTTAAATTCTTGATTGCTTAATCCAAGGAAATATCTTATAAGCGATGTGATCTCATCATCTGTCAACTGAAATGTTGGCATCCTCAATTTAAACCATGGTCTTATAGTTGTCGGGTTTTTTAGAAATTCATAAAGCCATGGTTCTTGAACCTTTGCACCTTCAATTGTAAGCAACGGTGGACGCAATCCGGGGTCTTCAATCATTGGATGAATATACCCACCTTGCTCTTCAATCTGATGACAGTTGATACAGTTATACCAAAGTGTTAATCTTCTTCCTTCGTTGATTTCTTTTCTCTTTCTATCAAATTTTTGAACATA from Candidatus Kryptobacter tengchongensis includes the following:
- a CDS encoding Glycosyltransferase, catalytic subunit of cellulose synthase and poly-beta-1,6-N-acetylglucosamine synthase, which translates into the protein MFDLILVVSAIYYSIEIILFLFALNKDKRRNPINTETLPDVSVVVAARNEEENIERCVRSILELDYPKDKLEIIIANDGSTDRTEEIVRNLQQNNSNLKLLNIKANINNLKGKANALAQAIDKARGEIIFMTDADCAVPKTWIKGMLKYFDEETGVASGITIIESGKTFYGMQSLDWAFLLGVAASVGKLFKPVACIGNNMAFRKKAYVECGGYQNLKFSITEDFALFKAITSNGKWKYAFPVDIETLVISKPLKTWKELYHQKKRWGTGGLDTGPLGISVMIGGYIFHLLLLLSPLFINNPLSLLLALSLKLLVDGSFLFKILKKLKKLSLLKYLPFFELYYIIYVVVLPFIVFFGGKTVWKERQYKGLRNLKVIEKS